A portion of the Corynebacterium occultum genome contains these proteins:
- a CDS encoding galactokinase: protein MPMWPTSDDPIQGRAVSAHLSWCGEEPGSGAIAPATWSVIGEHVDHVGGVVIISLASVEVAVCLSFREDEKIRVQLHSDGGQVLEDATDLPALAEYAAEQQPGVDEAGRPTVPPHPRGGLARRVGGILWMMVHRQLLSRDTSGIDVTVVSDIPTDSGLGALSSMDAAVALALHHSAGELDDAPARARLAEVCTQAGATFSQFPPLRARHTAALRGTGDTVSVVDYSDGSVTQAPHPVTKDTTAYAVFAPTDGIAPGKSKLIRERQRFTNRAAHAFGVDSLRQLPDAPQRVTEWLQAVQNFHGPAGTPSLVDARSWLDFYERETSRAQQLASALRSRRHTDIWQLLGASQAALHLDYGLGGTDMALAQLCQNRGAISARSAAAGVSGAVIVVVPRIHAANFEADLSADGLMLVPLHPGEASRAFN from the coding sequence ATGCCGATGTGGCCTACCAGCGATGACCCGATCCAGGGTCGGGCGGTATCCGCCCACCTCTCCTGGTGTGGTGAGGAGCCGGGGTCCGGCGCCATCGCCCCGGCCACCTGGTCCGTGATCGGTGAGCATGTTGATCATGTCGGCGGTGTGGTGATCATCTCCCTGGCCTCGGTGGAGGTCGCGGTGTGTCTGAGCTTCCGTGAGGATGAGAAGATCCGGGTGCAGCTGCACAGTGATGGTGGCCAGGTCCTCGAGGACGCGACTGATCTGCCCGCGTTGGCGGAGTATGCCGCCGAGCAGCAGCCCGGTGTGGATGAAGCGGGGCGGCCCACGGTTCCCCCGCATCCCCGAGGCGGTCTGGCCCGGCGGGTGGGTGGCATCCTGTGGATGATGGTGCACCGTCAGCTGCTCAGCCGTGACACCTCCGGCATCGATGTCACCGTAGTCTCCGATATCCCCACCGACTCCGGTCTGGGTGCCTTGAGCTCCATGGATGCCGCGGTCGCCCTGGCCCTGCACCACAGCGCCGGCGAGCTTGACGACGCCCCCGCCCGCGCCCGCCTGGCCGAGGTCTGCACCCAGGCAGGTGCGACCTTCTCCCAGTTCCCGCCGCTGCGTGCCCGACACACCGCCGCCCTCCGGGGCACCGGGGACACGGTCTCGGTGGTCGACTACTCGGATGGTTCAGTCACCCAGGCTCCTCACCCCGTGACCAAGGACACCACCGCCTATGCGGTCTTCGCCCCCACGGATGGCATTGCGCCGGGCAAGTCGAAGTTGATCAGGGAGCGGCAGCGCTTCACCAACCGGGCCGCCCACGCTTTCGGGGTGGATTCCCTCCGCCAGCTTCCCGACGCCCCCCAGCGGGTGACGGAGTGGTTGCAGGCGGTGCAGAATTTTCATGGCCCGGCAGGTACCCCTTCCCTGGTGGATGCCCGTTCCTGGCTGGACTTCTATGAACGCGAGACCTCCCGTGCCCAACAGCTGGCCAGTGCGCTGCGTTCCCGTCGTCATACCGATATCTGGCAGCTGCTCGGCGCTTCCCAGGCTGCTCTGCACCTGGATTATGGGTTGGGTGGCACTGACATGGCGTTGGCTCAGCTGTGTCAGAATCGGGGGGCGATCAGTGCGCGTAGTGCCGCTGCCGGGGTTTCCGGTGCGGTGATTGTGGTGGTGCCGCGGATCCATGCCGCCAACTTCGAAGCGGATCTCTCCGCTGATGGCCTGATGCTGGTTCCGCTGCATCCCGGTGAGGCTTCCCGGGCATTTAACTGA
- a CDS encoding Nif3-like dinuclear metal center hexameric protein, protein MSSTVGQIRTVMEQAYPPHLAESWDQVGLTCGDPEAEVSKVAFALDCTQAVAERAVEIGAQMLIVHHPLLLRGVHSVAADTPKGKVLHTLITNGVALFAAHTNADSARPGVNDKLAELVGITPGPPILPKSGTARDKWGVHVPAEHAETLKEALFAAGAGNIGDYAECAFDIEGTGQFTPQRGADPTDGEVGTRYRAAEIRVEFVAYRRSRQALLDAIRATHPYEEPAFDILAMEDDTDPASATGLGRIGELPEPMKLQDFVQQVADALPVTEWGIRAAGDPEQLVQKVAVSSGSGDSFLDRVAGLGVDVYVTSDLRHHPVDEYLRAGGPAVIDTAHWASEFPWTSQAAEIVATHTGVEVEILDLRTDPWTMSTHNNQGK, encoded by the coding sequence ATGAGCAGCACTGTCGGGCAGATCCGAACCGTGATGGAGCAGGCCTACCCGCCGCACCTGGCGGAAAGTTGGGATCAGGTGGGTTTGACCTGCGGTGACCCGGAGGCGGAGGTGAGCAAGGTGGCCTTCGCCCTGGACTGCACCCAGGCGGTGGCGGAGAGGGCAGTTGAGATCGGGGCGCAGATGCTGATCGTGCATCATCCCCTGCTGCTCCGCGGGGTGCATTCAGTCGCCGCTGACACCCCGAAGGGCAAGGTGCTGCATACCCTGATCACGAATGGGGTGGCGCTTTTTGCCGCGCACACCAATGCCGATTCGGCCCGCCCCGGTGTCAATGACAAGCTCGCTGAGCTGGTTGGCATCACCCCGGGTCCGCCGATCCTGCCCAAGTCCGGCACCGCCCGCGACAAGTGGGGTGTCCACGTCCCGGCGGAGCATGCCGAGACTCTCAAGGAGGCCCTTTTCGCCGCGGGTGCCGGAAATATCGGCGATTATGCGGAATGCGCCTTCGATATTGAGGGCACCGGTCAGTTCACCCCTCAGCGGGGTGCGGACCCCACCGATGGTGAGGTGGGCACCCGGTACCGGGCAGCGGAGATCCGCGTCGAGTTCGTCGCTTATCGACGTTCCCGTCAGGCCCTGCTCGATGCGATCCGGGCCACCCACCCCTATGAGGAACCTGCCTTCGACATCCTGGCCATGGAGGATGACACCGACCCGGCCAGCGCCACCGGCCTGGGTCGGATCGGTGAGTTGCCGGAGCCGATGAAGTTGCAGGATTTCGTACAGCAGGTCGCTGATGCCCTGCCGGTCACCGAGTGGGGGATCCGCGCCGCCGGGGACCCGGAGCAGCTGGTGCAGAAGGTGGCGGTATCCTCAGGCTCCGGAGACAGCTTCCTCGACCGGGTCGCCGGTCTCGGGGTGGATGTCTACGTCACCTCCGATCTGCGTCACCACCCGGTGGATGAGTATCTGCGGGCCGGCGGGCCTGCGGTGATCGACACCGCGCACTGGGCGAGTGAGTTCCCCTGGACCTCCCAGGCTGCCGAGATCGTCGCCACGCACACCGGTGTGGAGGTTGAGATCCTCGACCTGCGTACCGACCCCTGGACCATGTCCACCCACAACAACCAAGGAAAATAA
- a CDS encoding alpha/beta fold hydrolase, translating to MYHNDFYTPETQGAYELISIGELQLENGGVIPECELAVTTLGTLNEARDNAILITTWFSGTHQTWLQHYIGPGHALDPGKYFIVIINQIGNGLSTSPHNTSDPAITGSKFPRVSIGDDVVAQERLLREHFGIQQLYAVVGGSMGAEQTYEWAVRFPEKVQRAAPIAGTAQATPHDQLFTRVLAEAITVDPGYADGEYTSNEAVSEGLRRHARVWTLLGLSTEFWKQEYWRSLGFESKEQFISEFFEPLFAAMDPNALLTMAWKWGNGDVARHTDGDLAAALGRIKAKVFVMPINEDMFFPVRDCAAEQALIPGSELRVIEHIAGHFGLFNFDESYMQQVDQHLGELLAS from the coding sequence TTGTACCACAATGATTTCTACACCCCGGAAACCCAGGGCGCCTATGAGCTGATCAGCATCGGTGAGCTCCAGCTGGAAAATGGTGGCGTCATCCCGGAGTGCGAACTGGCGGTCACCACCCTCGGCACCCTCAATGAGGCCCGGGACAACGCCATCCTGATCACCACCTGGTTCTCCGGGACCCACCAGACCTGGCTGCAGCACTATATCGGCCCCGGCCATGCCCTGGACCCGGGAAAGTACTTCATCGTGATCATCAACCAGATCGGCAACGGGCTCTCCACCTCACCGCACAATACCTCCGATCCCGCCATCACCGGTTCGAAGTTCCCCAGGGTCAGCATCGGTGATGATGTGGTGGCCCAGGAACGTCTACTGCGCGAACACTTCGGCATCCAACAGCTCTACGCCGTGGTCGGTGGCTCCATGGGTGCGGAACAGACCTACGAATGGGCCGTGCGTTTCCCGGAGAAGGTGCAGCGTGCCGCCCCGATCGCCGGTACTGCGCAGGCCACCCCGCATGATCAGCTCTTCACCAGGGTGCTCGCAGAGGCGATCACCGTTGATCCCGGTTATGCGGACGGGGAGTACACCAGCAATGAGGCGGTGTCGGAGGGACTGCGCCGACACGCCAGGGTCTGGACCCTGCTGGGACTGTCCACCGAATTCTGGAAGCAGGAGTACTGGCGCAGCCTGGGTTTTGAATCCAAGGAACAGTTCATCAGTGAGTTTTTCGAACCGCTCTTCGCGGCGATGGACCCCAACGCACTGTTGACGATGGCCTGGAAGTGGGGCAATGGTGATGTTGCCCGACACACCGATGGGGACCTGGCGGCGGCACTGGGGCGGATCAAGGCGAAGGTTTTTGTCATGCCCATCAATGAGGACATGTTCTTCCCGGTCCGGGACTGCGCTGCGGAACAGGCCCTGATCCCCGGTTCTGAGCTGCGGGTCATCGAGCACATCGCCGGCCACTTCGGGCTCTTCAATTTCGATGAAAGCTATATGCAGCAGGTTGACCAACATCTGGGGGAGCTGCTGGCCAGCTAG
- a CDS encoding DUF2786 domain-containing protein → MSTHPNSPHHPEFPHTSFSEDHQHWRNYTLELQEKITQGLLAAAAKGWTPDDLRHVLGCRINHLLFQVLSLINNTIPPATRKAWQRQCHAVEEFHLSTAALEECVTLLRRLQPLHDHPLLGDPHGVEESNQAFTRLSPEQRKAHHRILALLKKAESTNFEAEANALVAKAQHLRQHYRIESLGEDSAGDFSPQAQRVYLHAPWIKYQYNLLARIAQVNGCATMLLTSNGIATVLGTPDDLRYVTDLFVSLNRQREHFMRTSPGAHEAAARGETSAYRRSFMIAYTHRVGQLLEVASRSAEGDSALPVLAARGSAAQHTLSRLFPRSRSLRLSSRHAGGYRDGVVAAQHSHLRGDLLGIKPMPL, encoded by the coding sequence ATGAGCACCCACCCCAACTCCCCGCACCACCCTGAGTTCCCCCACACTTCCTTCAGCGAGGATCATCAACACTGGCGCAACTACACCCTTGAGCTGCAGGAGAAGATCACACAGGGATTGCTCGCCGCCGCAGCCAAGGGTTGGACCCCTGATGATCTCCGACATGTCCTCGGATGCCGGATCAACCACCTCCTCTTCCAGGTCCTGTCCCTGATCAACAACACCATCCCACCAGCCACAAGGAAGGCCTGGCAGCGTCAATGCCACGCAGTCGAGGAATTCCACCTCTCCACCGCAGCCCTGGAGGAGTGCGTCACCCTGCTCCGTCGACTCCAACCCCTCCATGACCATCCCCTGCTGGGGGATCCCCACGGGGTGGAGGAAAGCAATCAGGCCTTCACCCGGCTGAGCCCGGAACAACGCAAGGCACACCACCGTATTCTCGCCCTGCTGAAGAAGGCTGAGTCCACCAACTTCGAGGCCGAGGCCAATGCGCTGGTGGCCAAGGCACAGCACCTGCGACAGCATTACCGGATCGAGTCCCTCGGGGAGGACAGTGCCGGGGACTTCTCACCCCAGGCCCAGCGGGTCTACCTGCATGCCCCGTGGATCAAATACCAGTACAACCTGCTGGCCAGGATCGCCCAGGTCAACGGTTGCGCCACCATGCTGCTGACCAGCAATGGCATCGCCACCGTCCTGGGAACCCCCGATGATCTGCGCTATGTCACCGACCTCTTCGTCAGTCTCAACCGGCAGCGGGAACATTTCATGCGCACCTCCCCCGGCGCGCACGAGGCTGCCGCCCGGGGTGAGACCTCCGCCTACCGCCGCAGCTTCATGATCGCCTACACCCACCGTGTGGGTCAGCTGCTGGAAGTCGCCTCCCGTTCCGCCGAGGGTGACAGCGCCCTCCCGGTACTGGCCGCCCGTGGCTCCGCCGCCCAGCACACCCTTAGTCGGCTCTTTCCCCGGAGTCGCTCACTGCGCCTGAGTTCCCGCCACGCGGGTGGTTACCGGGATGGGGTTGTCGCCGCTCAGCATTCCCATCTCCGTGGTGACCTCCTGGGCATTAAACCGATGCCCCTCTAA
- a CDS encoding RNB domain-containing ribonuclease codes for MKLYAAPLNFRGIAEEFGVPTTFDPALHDAARAATDRFADQRIDARGIPLVTIDPPGSRDLDQAVALEPGPAGVGYRVYYAIADVAAFIEPGSDLEAESLKRGQTIYLPDEPARLHPEELSEGSASLLPEVDRPAVLWSIDLDEAGEILNFSLNRALVRSRARLDYEGVHQDLLAGTLHPAITLLPEVGKLRQDSALRRAAVNLRIPAQRVEALEDGRYELVIEPRHEIMDYNSEISLLTGMCAGQLMVDKGVGILRTLRPATTESVAEFRTEALALGYHFSEDMPVGEFLATVDATDARGMAIMREAQKLLRGSGYDQVENGDSEVHAGIGGYYAHVTAPLRRLVDRFATEVCLALCQEQEVPEWVMERAGEVVSSMRRTSQLANSVDRACLDLAEATVLAPWLGHNFEAVVLRTDLGKDQARIFLSDPPVLANCLGHPKQATTTKVSLIRADTEERATVFAWPAD; via the coding sequence ATGAAACTCTATGCCGCTCCCCTGAACTTCCGGGGCATCGCCGAGGAGTTCGGGGTTCCCACCACCTTCGACCCGGCGCTCCACGACGCCGCCCGGGCCGCCACTGACCGCTTCGCCGATCAGCGTATCGACGCCCGCGGCATCCCCCTGGTCACCATCGACCCACCCGGATCCAGGGATCTGGACCAGGCGGTGGCCCTGGAACCCGGGCCGGCGGGGGTCGGCTACCGCGTGTACTACGCCATCGCCGATGTCGCGGCCTTCATCGAACCAGGCAGCGACCTGGAAGCAGAAAGCCTCAAACGCGGCCAGACCATTTATCTCCCCGATGAACCGGCCCGCCTCCATCCCGAGGAACTCTCCGAGGGCTCCGCCTCCCTGCTGCCGGAGGTGGACCGTCCGGCCGTGCTCTGGAGCATCGACCTGGATGAGGCCGGGGAGATCCTCAACTTCAGCCTGAACCGGGCGCTGGTGCGCAGCCGCGCCCGCCTCGACTATGAGGGCGTGCACCAGGACCTGCTCGCCGGGACACTGCACCCCGCCATCACCCTGCTGCCGGAGGTGGGAAAATTACGGCAGGACTCCGCGCTGCGCCGGGCCGCGGTTAACCTGCGTATCCCCGCACAACGCGTGGAAGCCCTCGAAGACGGCCGCTATGAGCTGGTCATCGAACCCCGCCACGAGATCATGGACTATAACTCAGAGATCTCCCTGCTCACCGGGATGTGCGCAGGTCAGCTCATGGTGGACAAAGGCGTGGGAATCCTGCGCACCCTGCGGCCCGCCACTACAGAATCGGTGGCGGAGTTCAGGACCGAGGCACTGGCCCTGGGCTACCACTTTTCCGAGGACATGCCGGTGGGGGAGTTCCTCGCCACCGTCGACGCCACCGATGCCCGCGGCATGGCCATCATGCGGGAAGCCCAGAAGTTATTGCGGGGCTCCGGCTACGACCAAGTGGAAAACGGAGACAGTGAGGTACATGCCGGCATCGGCGGCTACTACGCCCACGTCACCGCCCCCCTGCGCCGCCTGGTGGACCGCTTCGCCACCGAAGTCTGCCTCGCCCTCTGCCAGGAGCAGGAAGTGCCGGAGTGGGTGATGGAACGCGCCGGGGAGGTGGTCAGCAGCATGAGACGAACCTCCCAGCTGGCCAATAGCGTGGATCGCGCCTGCCTGGACCTGGCCGAGGCAACGGTGCTCGCCCCCTGGTTGGGGCATAACTTTGAGGCGGTGGTACTCCGCACCGACCTGGGGAAGGACCAGGCACGTATCTTCCTCAGCGACCCGCCGGTGCTGGCGAACTGCCTGGGGCATCCGAAACAGGCGACCACCACGAAGGTGTCCCTGATCCGGGCCGACACCGAGGAAAGGGCCACGGTCTTCGCCTGGCCGGCGGACTAG
- a CDS encoding CYTH and CHAD domain-containing protein, producing the protein MSTRRFLEVEAKFAVSETALIPELTRIPGVAGIAETRSHNLSAIYYDTEDLRLTRAKITLRRRSGGHDDGWHIKLPGTTGRIEIQAELGEPVEGHFQVPEELLDQVRAIVRRAPLVPIAQVDNERSEQVLVNEEGTPVAEFCDDRVTAWSLLPGGQESSWREWEFELSAASVESEQGPELIRLATGLLISAGARVSKSPSKLMSALGDSINQVPEPRSVADLDEDSPAAAVVTALQANRDKLIEFDPKVRRDEWDSVHQMRVATRELRSHMQTFEGILGGKEFEHIEAELKLLAGLLGVARDAEVVEERFHALLDSEDSGVLDETTRTHLREDMGVEYQRAHRRVVATLDSDRYLALLDALDGLLADPPILPSATAEAPLDAEAAEQDRATAEALEDLSAVESVTVIPEPEETGEAAEPTAELPEGVSAEAAAEVAEATTPTETREEMEEILSEHLDSAYRKLVKRHKKAVDNWDNPELTLHEREEYFHDMRKAAKKLRYSAEAVGSATDLKTKPIYKACKDMQSVLGDFQDSVTSRDFLLKKAQQARARSEDTFGYGLLYQRERQIGLQSLEEYSETAKKIKAAYGRLEDSRKNKKNKKGGKDKKK; encoded by the coding sequence ATGTCCACCCGACGTTTCCTTGAAGTAGAAGCCAAATTTGCGGTTTCCGAGACCGCGCTCATTCCGGAACTGACCCGGATTCCCGGGGTAGCCGGTATCGCCGAGACCCGGAGCCACAACCTCTCCGCGATCTACTATGACACCGAGGATCTCCGTCTCACCCGGGCCAAGATCACCCTGCGCCGGCGTTCCGGGGGCCATGATGATGGCTGGCACATCAAGCTGCCCGGCACCACCGGTCGGATTGAGATCCAGGCGGAGCTCGGTGAGCCAGTTGAGGGGCATTTCCAGGTGCCGGAGGAACTCCTGGACCAGGTGAGGGCGATCGTCCGGCGCGCGCCCCTGGTGCCGATCGCCCAGGTGGACAATGAGCGTAGTGAACAGGTGCTGGTCAATGAGGAGGGGACCCCAGTCGCCGAGTTCTGTGATGACCGCGTCACTGCCTGGTCCCTGCTGCCCGGTGGGCAGGAAAGCAGCTGGCGGGAATGGGAATTTGAGCTCAGTGCCGCCAGTGTGGAAAGCGAACAGGGGCCGGAACTGATCCGACTGGCCACGGGGTTGCTGATCAGCGCCGGGGCACGGGTCTCCAAGTCCCCTTCCAAGCTGATGAGTGCCCTCGGTGACAGCATCAACCAGGTTCCGGAGCCGCGTTCGGTGGCAGATCTTGATGAAGACTCCCCCGCCGCAGCCGTGGTCACCGCACTCCAGGCCAACCGCGACAAGCTCATCGAGTTCGACCCCAAGGTCCGCCGCGATGAGTGGGATTCGGTTCACCAGATGCGGGTGGCCACCCGCGAGCTACGCAGCCACATGCAGACCTTCGAGGGCATTCTCGGGGGCAAAGAGTTCGAGCATATCGAGGCTGAGCTGAAACTCCTGGCTGGTTTGCTGGGGGTCGCCCGTGACGCTGAGGTCGTGGAGGAACGTTTCCACGCCCTGCTCGATTCCGAGGACTCCGGTGTCCTCGATGAAACCACCCGCACCCACCTCCGGGAGGACATGGGGGTGGAGTACCAGCGGGCACACCGCAGGGTGGTCGCCACCCTGGATTCAGACCGTTACCTGGCACTCCTGGATGCCCTGGATGGGCTGTTGGCGGATCCCCCGATCCTGCCCTCCGCCACCGCCGAGGCGCCCCTGGATGCGGAGGCTGCCGAGCAGGATCGCGCCACCGCGGAAGCACTCGAGGATCTCTCCGCCGTGGAATCCGTCACCGTCATCCCGGAGCCGGAAGAAACCGGGGAGGCGGCGGAACCCACCGCAGAGCTTCCCGAGGGGGTCTCCGCGGAAGCGGCTGCCGAAGTAGCCGAGGCAACCACCCCCACGGAAACCAGGGAGGAAATGGAGGAGATCCTCTCCGAACACCTGGACAGCGCCTACCGGAAGCTGGTGAAGCGCCACAAGAAGGCGGTAGACAACTGGGACAACCCGGAACTTACCCTGCATGAGCGAGAAGAATACTTCCACGACATGCGCAAGGCCGCCAAGAAGCTGCGTTACTCAGCCGAAGCCGTCGGCTCCGCCACCGATCTGAAGACCAAGCCCATCTACAAGGCCTGCAAGGACATGCAGTCCGTCCTCGGCGATTTCCAGGACTCCGTCACCTCCCGCGACTTCCTCCTGAAGAAGGCCCAGCAGGCCCGCGCCCGCAGCGAGGACACCTTCGGCTATGGCCTGCTCTACCAGCGGGAACGCCAGATCGGTCTGCAGTCCCTGGAGGAGTACTCCGAAACCGCCAAGAAGATCAAGGCAGCCTACGGCCGGCTGGAAGATTCCCGCAAGAACAAGAAGAACAAGAAGGGCGGGAAGGACAAGAAGAAGTAG
- a CDS encoding zinc ribbon domain-containing protein: MKLSPASQLTLLELANLQRNLHTSSTATELPEQRELDALLAKQVRMHDAAAAAQMAVDDMENEILRIQADEIKLRRRDKDAREQLGAELDPEKRKDLEHDRYSTKSRLADLMAELQEAHNEIHALRNNRDVHGAQVDELAHKVEVATRARDAAAESASHIPDPEQRVEELRAQLDEQVLVQYDQQREENEVGAALFNGRACGGCFIVLPPADQSLIRMAPVDEVPQCSNCGSYLIRKAV; the protein is encoded by the coding sequence ATGAAACTCTCCCCGGCTTCCCAACTCACCCTGCTGGAACTGGCCAACCTGCAGCGCAACCTCCACACCTCCAGCACCGCCACCGAGCTGCCGGAGCAGCGGGAGCTGGATGCTCTGCTGGCCAAGCAGGTGCGCATGCATGATGCTGCGGCTGCCGCACAGATGGCGGTCGATGACATGGAGAATGAGATTCTGCGGATCCAGGCGGACGAGATCAAGCTGCGTCGCCGTGACAAGGACGCCCGGGAACAGCTGGGTGCGGAGCTGGACCCGGAGAAGCGCAAGGACCTGGAGCATGACCGCTACTCCACCAAGTCCCGCCTGGCGGACCTGATGGCGGAGCTGCAGGAGGCGCATAATGAGATCCACGCGCTGCGCAACAACCGCGATGTCCACGGTGCCCAGGTCGATGAGCTCGCCCACAAGGTGGAGGTGGCTACCCGTGCCCGGGATGCCGCTGCCGAGTCCGCCTCCCACATTCCGGACCCCGAGCAGCGGGTCGAGGAACTGCGCGCCCAACTCGATGAGCAGGTCCTGGTTCAGTATGACCAGCAGCGGGAAGAAAATGAGGTCGGCGCTGCCCTGTTCAACGGCCGTGCCTGCGGTGGCTGCTTCATCGTGCTGCCCCCGGCCGACCAGTCCCTGATCCGCATGGCCCCTGTCGATGAAGTCCCGCAATGCTCCAACTGCGGCAGCTACCTCATCCGGAAGGCTGTCTGA
- a CDS encoding M23 family metallopeptidase, translating into MNAILLQLPLQGALQVRKSPATRVPSHGTHLFALAHSIDLVPLDEHGHGARYQLRSFFRSQAPEIFPGFGRAVLAPLSGEVVSAQDGLPDHLAHRGLPSIAYALTQARRAAGGFETLAGNHLIIRRSGDSTGHPADSSGEIFLALCHLRQGSIQVSPGQWVKTGQKVAECGNSGNSTEPHLHLQLMDAADPEKAQGVAFTFPGGLPRNGAIITAGPAP; encoded by the coding sequence ATGAATGCAATCCTGCTCCAGCTTCCCCTCCAGGGGGCCCTGCAGGTGCGCAAGAGCCCGGCCACCAGGGTGCCCAGCCACGGCACCCACCTCTTCGCCCTGGCACACTCCATCGACCTGGTACCCCTCGACGAACACGGACACGGCGCCAGATACCAGCTGCGTTCCTTCTTCCGGAGTCAAGCACCTGAGATCTTCCCCGGCTTCGGTAGGGCAGTCCTCGCCCCACTGTCAGGCGAAGTGGTCTCAGCCCAGGATGGCCTCCCCGACCACCTGGCCCACCGCGGATTGCCCTCCATCGCCTACGCGTTGACCCAGGCGCGCCGGGCCGCCGGTGGGTTTGAGACCCTGGCCGGCAATCACCTCATCATCCGCAGATCCGGGGACAGCACGGGGCACCCCGCCGACAGTTCCGGGGAGATTTTTCTCGCCCTCTGCCATCTCCGTCAGGGCAGCATCCAGGTGTCCCCGGGCCAGTGGGTGAAGACGGGGCAGAAAGTGGCGGAGTGCGGTAATTCCGGGAACAGCACGGAACCTCATCTGCATCTGCAGCTGATGGATGCCGCGGACCCGGAAAAGGCGCAGGGGGTTGCCTTCACCTTCCCTGGTGGGCTGCCCCGCAATGGCGCGATCATCACGGCGGGGCCAGCACCCTGA
- a CDS encoding bifunctional RNase H/acid phosphatase, which translates to MKVCIEADGGSRGNPGIAGCGTVVYAADRREILREISYVVGTATNNVAEYQGLINGLRAAAELGADEVLVYMDSKLVVEQMSGRWKIKHPDMKKLAIEARDIASQFSRVSYEWVPRVKNSAADELANKAMDALAKGAKPGPLDTTPKKPAPEAVDSNNPARWNGASTEPTRLILLRHGQTPMSAARQYSGRSNPELSELGFWQAEAAAASLAERGGIDLVLASPLRRAQQTAETVAKRLGVEVETEERLIEMDFGEWDGLTFDEARALHPELHEKWVQNPTLTTPGGESLQKLHRRVKKLRESLQAEHPGKNILVVTHLTVIKSLLRQGLDGGPQLFRRIFLDLASISIVEFYDADNSSVRLVNDTSHLRR; encoded by the coding sequence GTGAAGGTCTGCATCGAAGCTGATGGTGGTTCCCGGGGCAATCCCGGTATCGCCGGCTGCGGCACCGTCGTCTACGCCGCCGACCGCCGGGAGATCCTGCGCGAGATCTCCTATGTGGTGGGTACCGCCACCAACAACGTCGCCGAGTACCAGGGTCTGATCAACGGGCTGCGTGCGGCTGCGGAACTCGGTGCCGATGAGGTCCTGGTCTACATGGACTCCAAGCTGGTGGTGGAGCAGATGTCAGGCCGCTGGAAGATCAAGCACCCCGACATGAAGAAGCTGGCCATCGAGGCCCGCGACATCGCCTCCCAGTTCAGCCGGGTCAGCTATGAGTGGGTGCCGCGGGTGAAGAACTCCGCGGCTGATGAACTGGCCAACAAGGCCATGGATGCCCTGGCCAAGGGGGCGAAGCCCGGACCCCTGGACACCACGCCGAAGAAACCCGCCCCGGAGGCGGTGGACAGCAATAACCCGGCCCGCTGGAATGGTGCCTCCACCGAGCCGACCCGCCTGATTCTGCTGCGTCACGGCCAGACCCCGATGTCGGCTGCCCGGCAGTACTCGGGGCGCTCCAACCCGGAGCTCAGCGAATTGGGGTTCTGGCAGGCGGAGGCCGCCGCGGCATCCCTCGCGGAGCGGGGCGGTATCGACCTGGTGCTGGCTTCCCCGCTGCGACGTGCCCAGCAGACCGCCGAGACCGTCGCAAAGCGCCTGGGGGTGGAGGTGGAGACCGAGGAACGTCTCATCGAGATGGACTTCGGGGAGTGGGATGGGCTGACCTTCGATGAGGCCCGCGCCCTGCATCCCGAACTGCATGAGAAGTGGGTGCAGAATCCCACCCTGACGACCCCGGGCGGGGAGTCCCTGCAGAAGTTGCACCGTCGGGTGAAGAAGCTGCGGGAGTCCCTGCAGGCCGAGCATCCCGGCAAGAATATCCTGGTGGTCACCCACCTGACGGTGATCAAGTCCCTGCTGCGCCAGGGCCTGGATGGGGGACCGCAGCTCTTCCGCCGCATCTTCCTCGACCTGGCAAGCATCTCCATCGTGGAGTTCTACGATGCGGACAATTCCAGTGTGCGTCTGGTCAATGACACCTCCCACCTGCGTCGCTAG